A stretch of the Uranotaenia lowii strain MFRU-FL chromosome 3, ASM2978415v1, whole genome shotgun sequence genome encodes the following:
- the LOC129753119 gene encoding uncharacterized protein LOC129753119, with the protein MDKFNYLRTSLRDDALLQINRIQVTAMNYSLAWSTLEAKYENHKLIAQEHLKALFAAPVMQEECFEGLNALLSTFKINLQQLEKLGQKTNNWSTLLAFMLSQKLDAKTYRLWETHHASKNVPSYEVMVEFLENHCSILQSTASRSGNELHRRATISHSIATLERFCPICHYGQHNTEQCSRFSRMRVIDRKVLVRRLGLCFNCLTSGHFVADCSQRSCLRCGQHHHVLLHPYTPNQNSQFNVQNFSEDSRRPQRADSRTRRQPYTEHAQSRMISNQSPQNNSPPPQQPPPTNTPTLSHHTSTLLSTLQNSHTAILSTAMVMLSDYNGNSVLARALLDNGSQISIITENLSRKLGFERFRENVAVKGVGGSTRISKESVLARVASRTSSFRTGEIKFVVLPQITMNLPHKTFDVNTWEFSSSIRLADPTFNESSSVDLIIGVCTFYDLLLAEQMRITDAGPILQNTKLGWIVAGELPETPVVTSSGISPTLACNEVLPQSNEVWESESTGTKIEESTSEYVFDHTTTKVFDGKSDASYSERFLLKQFLKVLTKNVVFFVLYLVSFAAAEMFDLNICWSPFIVLVNMLLQELCEVKLVCDESCEIGHWFCRVKIKYCSLRTVDSTMVPLLQKHDRMRDSTASRKGSTTDYITNPYP; encoded by the coding sequence ATGGACAAGTTCAATTACCTCCGAACCTCATTGAGGGATGATGCGCTTCTTCAAATCAATCGAATCCAGGTAACAGCGATGAATTACAGTCTAGCTTGGAGCACCTTGGAGGCAAAATATGAAAACCATAAACTGATAGCCCAGGAGCATTTGAAGGCCTTATTTGCAGCACCTGTGATGCAAGAAGAATGTTTCGAAGGATTAAATGCACTGTTGTCAACCTTTAAGATAAACCTGCAACAATTGGAAAAGTTAGGCCAGAAAACAAATAATTGGAGCACTTTGTTGGCATTTATGCTCTCTCAAAAATTGGATGCAAAAACCTATCGTCTTTGGGAAACTCACCATGCTTCCAAAAACGTACCTTCCTACGAAGTCATGGTTGAGTTTCTAGAGAACCACTGCTCGATCCTGCAGTCAACGGCTAGTCGTAGTGGCAACGAGCTTCATCGAAGAGCTACTATCAGTCACAGTATAGCAACCTTGGAAAGATTCTGCCCCATCTGTCACTACGGACAACACAACACAGAACAATGTTCCAGATTCAGCAGGATGCGAGTAATCGATCGAAAGGTTTTGGTGCGCAGGTTAGGACTCTGCTTTAATTGCTTGACTTCCGGTCATTTTGTTGCTGATTGCTCACAAAGATCCTGTTTGAGGTGTGGACAACACCACCACGTTCTATTGCACCCGTATACTCCCAACCAAAATAGCCAGTTCAATGTACAGAACTTCTCTGAAGACTCCCGAAGACCTCAACGCGCGGACAGTCGAACAAGAAGGCAACCTTATACAGAACACGCTCAGTCCCGGATGATCAGCAACCAATCTCCACAAAACAACTCACCACCTCCACAGCAGCCACCTCCCACAAACACTCCCACTCTCAGTCATCACACTTCTACTCTCCTCAGTACACTACAGAATAGCCACACCGCCATCCTATCTACAGCTATGGTCATGCTGTCCGATTACAATGGTAATTCAGTTTTAGCTCGGGCATTGTTAGACAACGGGTCACAGATTTCAATAATAACCGAGAATTTATCGAGAAAGTTGGGATTTGAGCGTTTTAGAGAAAATGTTGCCGTGAAAGGTGTTGGAGGATCAACCAGAATATCAAAGGAGTCTGTTCTTGCTAGAGTCGCTTCCCGCACTTCTTCGTTCAGGACCGGAGAGATAAAATTCGTCGTGTTGCCTCAAATAACGATGAATTTGCCACATAAGACATTCGATGTCAACACCTGGGAGTTTTCCTCATCCATCCGTCTGGCAGATCCGACGTTCAATGAATCCAGCTCAGTCGATCTGATCATAGGAGTCTGCACGTTTTATGATTTGTTGTTAGCGGAGCAGATGAGGATCACTGACGCTGGCCCTATTCTACAAAACACTAAGCTGGGATGGATAGTGGCAGGAGAGCTTCCGGAAACGCCAGTAGTTACTAGCAGCGGCATATCTCCTACACTTGCTTGTAATGAAGTACTGCCACAGTCGAACGAAGTTTGGGAATCGGAGTCCACCGGAACGAAAATAGAAGAGTCAAccagtgaatatgtttttgATCACACTACTACTAAAGTTTTTGACGGAAAATCGGACGCATCATATTCAGAAAGATTTTTGTTGAAGCAGTTTCTGAaggttttaacaaaaaacgtgGTTTTCTTTGTGCTTTATCTTGTATCGTTTGCTGCTGCCGAGATGTTTGATCTTAACATTTGTTGGAGTCCGTTCATCGTCTTAGTGAACATGCTTCTCCAAGAGCTTTGCGAAGTAAAGCTGGTTTGTGATGAATCATGTGAAATTGGACACTGGTTCTGTAGGGTTAAGATCAAATATTGTAGTCTACGTACTGTCGATTCAACGATGGTTCCCTTACTGCAAAAACATGATAGAATGCGGGATTCAACAGCTTCTCGGAAAGGATCAACGACCGATTACATTACAAATCCCTATCCATAA